AAGCAAACCCATCCCCACCGATCGGCCCAGCGCTGGGTCAGCGCGGCCTGAACATCATGGAATTCTGCAAGGCGTTCAACGCCCAGACCCAGGGTGTCGAGCCAGGTATGCCAATCCCTGTCGTGATCACCGCGTTCGCCGACAAGTCCTTCACCTTCGTGATGAAGACGCCTCCTGCGACCTACCTGATCAAGAAGGCCGCCGGCATCACCAAAGGTTCGCCGAAGCCGCACACCGACAAGGTTGGTACCCTGTCGCGCGCTCAAGCTGAAGAAATCGCAAAAACAAAACAGCCAGATCTGACCGCTGCCGACATGGATGCTGCCGTTCGCATCATCGCCGGCTCCGCGCGTTCGATGGGCATCACGGTGGAAGGTGTTTAATCATGGCAAAACTGTCCAAGCGCGTTAAAGCAATCAAGGCCAAGGTAGACCGCAACAAGGCCTACGGTTTCGACAATGCAGTGGCCCTGATCAAGGAATTCGCCACCGCCAAGTTCAACGAATCGATCGACGTGTCGGTTCAGCTGGGCGTGGATCCGAAGAAGTCGGACCAGGTCGTTCGCGGCTCCGTCGTGCTGCCAGCCGGCACCGGCAAGACCGTTCGCGTCGCTGTGTTCGCTACCGGTGAAAAGGCCGAGCAGGCCAAAGCCGCCGGCGCCGACATCGTTGGTATGGAAGACCTGGCCGAGAAAGTCAAAGCCGGCGACATGCCTTTCGACATCGTCATCGCTTCGCCAGACACCATGCGTATCGTCGGTACCCTGGGCCAGATCCTGGGTCCACGCGGCCTGATGCCTAACCCGAAAGTCGGCACCGTGACCGCCGATGTCGCTACCGCGGTGAAAAACGCGAAAGCCGGCCAGGTTCAGTACCGTACCGACAAGGCAGGTATCATCCACGCCACCATCGGCCGCAAGTCGTTCAGCGACGCCGACCTGAAGACCAACCTGGTCGCCCTGATCGAAGCACTGAACAAGGCCAAGCCAGCATCGTCGAAGGGCGTGTACCTGCGCAAGGTCGCCATCTCGTCGACCATGGGCGCCGGCGTCCGTATCGACCAGGCTTCCCTGGCAGCTTAAGTTTCAAGAATCAAGTCCTCGCGGAACAACGCGGGGCGCATCTTTGGGCTGGTCGGGCATTTTCCCGGCCAGACAATCAAAGACCGTTGGGCCGAAGCAGCAGTCGGGCGGAGGTTAAAAGAAGTTACCCAACGCAGATGGTGTACCCGAGCAAGTTTTGTAGTCCATGCTGCGTGAATTCATCCGCTCAGTTGTACTTCTTAACTTCGGACGCCGTGTTCGAACCGATGCGAGGCATTTGCCGAGCATCATTTAAGGAGGTTGACCGTGGGTCTCAATCTGAATGACAAAAAGGCCGTCGTCGCCGAAGTTTCCGCAAAAGTAGCATCTGCGCAAACGATCGTCGTGGCCGAATATCGTGGCATCCAGGTTGGTCACTTGACGCAACTTCGTGCCAAAGCGCGTACCCAAGGCGTGTACCTGCGTGTGTTGAAAAATACGCTCGCTCGTCGCTCCGTCGAAGGCACGCCGTTTGCAAGCCTGGCTGACGCCATGACCGGTCCGTTGATCTACTCGATCTCGGACGATGCAGTTGCAGCAGCGCGAGTCATCAACGACTTCGCTAAAACCAACGACAAGCTGGTCATCAAGGCAGGTAACTACGCAGGCAAGTCGCTGGATAAAGCGGCCGTTGCAGCGTTGGCAAGCATTCCAAGCCGTGAAGTCCTCATCTCGCAGTTGTTGGGCGTCATGCTGGCTCCGGTTTCGGGCTTTGCACGTGGTCTGGCTGCACTGGCAGCCAAGAAGAGCGAAGGTTCGGAAGCTGCTCCTGCAGCCGAAGAAACCGCTGCTGCTTAAGCAGTCGTTTTTCAGTCAATACCAATCTATTCAAAAAATTTAGGAGTTTCAAATGGCAATCAGCAAAGACGACATCCTGGCAGCAGTTAGCGAAATGTCCGTAATGGACCTGAACGAACTGGTCAAGGCATTCGAAGAGAAGTTCGGCGTTTCGGCCGCAGCAATGGCAGCTCCAGCAGCTGGCGGCGCCGCTGCTGGCGCGGCTGCTGAAGAGCAGACCGAATTCAACCTGGTTCTGGCCGACTTCGGCGCGAACAAGGTTGGCGTCATCAAGGCAGTTCGCGAAATCACCGGTCTGGGCCTGAAAGAAGCCAAAGATCTGGTCGATGGCGCACCGAAGACCGTGAAAGAAGCGATTTCGAAAGCAGACGCAGAAGCAGGCAAGAAGAAGCTGGAAGAAGCTGGCGCGAAAGCCGAAATCAAGTAATAGCAGTATTGGGCGGCTGTTCCGCGCCGGAGTCAAAGCTTGCGGTTCCCTTCCGAAAGGAGGGGAATGCGGCTTTGGCTCTTTTGTCGTCCCTGTCGTATATGTAGTAAGGTAGTACCCTTGTACTTGTTTCGCCTTCTTTTCACCTGACCGAAGTTCGAGACTTGAGGCCTTTCCAGTGTCGCCCTGGAAATTCCTGAATTCTCATCCTTTAGTCACTCACGGAGTGTCCATGCACTACTCATTTACTGAGAAGAAACGCATTCGCAAATCATTCGCGAAGCGCGCCAACGTTCACAACGTTCCCTTCCTTCTGGCTACCCAGCTTGAATCCTACGAGAATTTCCTGCAAGCGGACGCCGCGCCGTCCATTCGCAAGAACGACGGCCTGCAGTCGGCTTTCACCTCGATTTTCCCGATCGTGTCGCATAATGGTTTTGCGCGCCTCGAGTTCCTGTCGTATGTCCTGGGCGACCCGGCGTTCGACGTCAAGGAATGCCAACAGCGTGGCCTGACGTTCGCGTCGCCGCTGCGCGCCAAGGTGCGCCTGGTGATTCTGGACAAGGAATCGCCGACCAAGCCTGTGGTCAAGGAAATGAAGGAGCAGGAAGTCTACATGGGCGAATTGCCGCTCATGACGACCACCGGCTCGTTCGTCATCAACGGTACCGAGCGCGTCATCGTGTCGCAGCTGCACCGTTCGCCTGGCGTGTTCTTCGAGCACGACCGCGGCAAGACCCACTCGTCGGGCAAGCTGCTGTTCTCGGCGCGCATCATTCCTTACCGCGGCTCGTGGCTGGACTTCGAGTTCGACCCGAAAGACATCCTGTTCTTCCGCGTCGACCGCCGCCGCAAGATGCCTGTGACGATCCTGCTCAAGGCGATCGGCATGTCGCATGAGCAGATCCTGGCGAACTTCTTCGTATTTGACAATTTCAACCTGCGCTCCGAAGGCGCCGAGATGGAATTCGTCGCCGAGCGCCTGCGCGGCGAAGTCGCGCGTTTCGACATCGTCGACCGCGACGGCAAGACCCTGGTGCTGAAGGACAAGCGCATCAACAGCAAGCACGTGCGCGACATCGAAGCGGCTGGCATCAAGCACATCTCCGTGCCTGAAGACTACCTGCTGGGCCGCGTGCTGGCCAAGAACATCGTCGACGCCGAGACCGGCGAAGTGGTGGCCAACGCCAACGACGAGCTGACCGAAGAGCTGCTGGGCAAGCTGCGCGACGCCAACGTCACGGAAATCCAGACCCTGTACACCAACGACCTGGACCAGGGCGCCTACATTTCGCAGACCCTGCGCATCGACGACACCGCCGACCAGATGGCCGCGAAAGTGGCGATCTACCGCATGATGCGTCCTGGCGAGCCGCCGACCGAAGATTCGGTCGAGGCCCTGTTCAACGGCCTGTTCTACAGCCCTGAGCGTTACGACCTGTCGGCCGTCGGCCGCATGAAGTTCAACCGCCGCATCGGCCGCGACGAACTGACCGGCGCGATGACGCTGTCGAACGACGACGTGCTGGCCGTGATCAAGATCCTGGTCGAGCTGCGCAATGGCCGCGGTGAAGTCGACGATATCGATCACCTGGGCAACCGCCGCGTGCGTTGCGTCGGCGAACTGGCGGAAAACCAGTTCCGCGCCGGCCTGGTGCGCGTCGAGCGCGCCGTCAAGGAACGCCTCGGCCAGGCCGAAGCGGACAACCTGATGCCGCACGACCTGATCAACAGCAAGCCGATCTCGGCCGCGATCCGCGAATTCTTCGGCTCCTCGCAGCTGTCGCAGTTCATGGACCAGACCAATCCGCTGTCGGAAATCACCCACAAGCGCCGCGTTTCGGCCCTTGGCCCTGGCGGTCTGACCCGCGAGCGCGCCGGCTTCGAAGTGCGCGACGTGCACCCGACCCACTACGGCCGCGTGTGCCCGATCGAAACGCCTGAAGGCCCGAACATCGGCCTGATCAACTCGCTGGCACTGTTTGCCCGCCTGAACGAGTACGGCTTCCTCGAGACGCCTTACCGCAAGGTCGAAAACAGCGTCGTCACCGACAAGATCGACTACCTGTCGGCGATCGAAGAAGGCCGCTACATCATCGCTCAGGCGAACGCGACCATCGACAAGGCCAACAAGCTGACCGACGAACTGGTCTCGGCCCGTGAAGCCGGCGAAACCATCCTGGTCTCGCCAGAGCGCATCCAGTACATGGACGTGGCCCCAGGCCAGATCGTGTCGGTTGCAGCTTCGCTGATTCCGTTCCTCGAGCACGACGATGCAAACCGCGCGCTGATGGGCGCCAACATGCAGCGCCAGGCCGTGCCTTGCCTGCGTCCTGAAAAGGCCGTGGTCGGCACCGGTATCGAGCGCACCGTGGCGGTCGACTCGGGCACCACAGTGCAGGCCCTGCGCGGCGGCGTGGTGGACTACATCGATGCAGGCCGTGTGGTGATTCGCGTCAACGACGACGAAGCACAGGCGGGCGAAGTCGGCGTGGACATCTACAACCTGATCAAGTACACCCGTTCGAACCAGAACACCAACATCAACCAGCGTCCGATCGTGCAGGTTGGCGACCGCGTGGCCAAGGCCGACGTGATCGCCGACGGCGCATCGACCGACCTGGGCGAGCTGGCACTGGGCCAGAACATGCTCGTCGCCTTCATGCCGTGGAACGGCCTGAACTTCGAGGACTCGATCCTGATCTCGGAAAACGTCGTCAAGGATGACCGCTACACCTCGATTCACATCGAAGAGCTGTCGGTCGTCGCACGCGACACCAAGCTGGGCGCGGAAGAAATCACCCGCGACATCTCGAACCTGGCCGAGAACCAATTGGCTCGCCTGGACGAGTCGGGCATCGTGTACATCGGCGCTGAAGTGCAGGCCGGCGACACCCTGGTCGGTAAAGTGACGCCAAAAGGCGAAACCCAGCTGACCCCGGAAGAGAAGCTGCTGCGCGCGATCTTCGGCGAGAAGGCATCGGACGTCAAAGACACCTCGCTGCGCGTGCCTTCGGGCATGATCGGCACCGTTATCGACGTGCAAGTGTTCACCCGCGAAGGCATCGTCCGCGACAAGCGCGCCCAGCAGATCATCGACGATGAGCTGAAGCGCTTCCGCCTCGACCTGAACGACCAGATGCGTATCGTCGAAGGCGACGCCTTCCAGCGTCTCGAGAAGATGCTGATCGGTAAAGTCGTCAACGGCGGTCCGAAGAAGCTGGCCAAAGGCGCCAAGCTGACCAAGGAATACCTGGACGACCTCGACAAGTACCACTGGTTCGACATCCGCCCTGCCGACGACGACGCTGCCGCTGCTCTGGAAGCGATCAAGGAATCGATCGCCGAGAAGCGCCACCAGTTCGACCTGGCCTTCGAAGAGAAGCGCAAGAAGCTCACGCAAGGCGACGAGCTGCAGCCAGGCGTGCAGAAGATGGTCAAGGTCTACCTGGCCGTCAAGCGCCGCCTGCAGTCGGGCGACAAGATGGCGGGCCGTCACGGTAACAAGGGTGTGGTTTCCCGTATCGTTCCTGTCGAAGACATGCCGTTCATGGCCGACGGTACGCCGGCCGACGTGGTGCTGAACCCGCTGGGCGTTCCATCGCGAATGAACGTCGGTCAGATCCTCGAAACCCACCTCGGCTGGGCAGCGAAGGGCCTGGGCCTGCGCATCGGCGAAATGCTGAAGTCGCAAGCGAAGGTCGAGGAAATGCGCAAGTTCCTCAACACGATCTACAACGAGACCGGCAAGCAGGAAGACCTGGACAGCTTCAGCGACGACGAAATCATGTCGCTGGCGAGCAACCTGAAGAACGGCGTGCCGTTCGCAACGCCAGTGTTCGACGGCGCGCACGAGTCCGAGATCCATCGCATGCTGGACCTGGCCTACCCTGAGCCGATCGCCACCAAGCTGGGCATGACGCCATCGAAGAACCAGGTCACCATGTACGACGGCCGCACGGGCGAATCGTTCGAGCGCAAGGTCACGGTCGGCTACATGCACATGCTGAAGCTGCACCACCTGGTCGACGACAAGATGCACGCGCGTTCCACCGGTCCTTACTCGCTGGTGACGCAGCAGCCACTGGGCGGTAAAGCCCAGTTCGGCGGCCAGCGCTTCGGTGAGATGGAGGTGTGGGCACTGGAAGCGTACGGCGCCTCGTACGTGCTGCAGGAAATGCTGACGGTCAAGTCGGACGATGTGAACGGCCGTACCAAGGTCTACGAGAACCTGGTCAAGGGCGACCATGTGATCGAAGCCGGTATGCCGGAATCGTTCAACGTGCTGGTGAAGGAAATTCGTTCGCTGGGTATCGATATCGACCTGGAACGCAACTAAATCGCAGTAAAGGGTCTGACCCCGCGGGGTCAGACCCAGGTTTGGTTGGAAGCATCAGAAATTTAATCACCTCTGGAGTGATACATGAAAGCACTGCTCGATCTATTCAAGCAAGTTCAAACGAATGAAACCTTCGACGCCATCAAGATTGGCCTGGCGTCGCCTGAAAAAATCCGTTCGTGGTCCTACGGCGAAGTCAAGAAGCCGGAAACCATCAACTACCGTACCTTCAAGCCGGAACGCGACGGCCTGTTCTGCGCCAAGATCTTTGGTCCTATCAAGGACTACGAGTGCCTGTGCGGCAAGTACAAGCGCCTGAAGCACCGCGGCGTCATCTGCGAGAAGTGCGGCGTCGAAGTCACGCTGGCCAAGGTGCGCCGCGAACGCATGGGCCACATCGAGCTGGCCTCGCCGACCGCGCACATCTGGTTCCTGAAGTCGCTGCCGTCGCGCCTGGGCATGGTCCTGGACATGACGCTGCGCGACATCGAGCGCGTGCTGTACTTCGAAGCGTACGTCGTGACCGATCCGGGCATGACCCCGCTGAAGAAGTGCCAGATCATGTCGGAAGACGACTACGCCGCCAAGTACGAAGAGTACGGCGACGACTTCACCGCATTCATGGGCGCCGAAGGCATCCGTGAGCTGCTGCGTTCGATCGACATCCACCGCGATGCCGAAGCGCTGCGCGTGGAGCTGAAAGAGTCGAAGTCCGAAGCGAAGATCAAGAAATACGCCAAGCGCCTGAAAGTGCTCGAGGCATTCCAGCGTTCGGGCATCAAGCCGGACTGGATGATCATGGAAGTGCTGCCGGTGCTGCCGCCGGAACTGCGTCCGCTGGTCCCGCTGGACGGCGGCCGCTTTGCGACCTCCGACCTGAACGACCTGTATCGCCGCGTCATCAACCGTAATAACCGCCTGAAGCGCCTGATGGAACTGCGCGCGCCGGAAATCATTACGCGTAACGAAAAGCGCATGCTGCAGGAAGCGGTCGACTCGCTGCTGGACAACGGCCGTCGCGGCAAAGCGATGACCGGCGCCAACAAGCGTCCGCTCAAGTCGCTGGCCGAGATGATCAAGGGCAAGGGCGGTCGTTTCCGTCAGAACTTGCTGGGTAAGCGCGTCGACTACTCGGGCCGTTCGGTCATCGTGGTCGGTCCGCAGCTGAAACTGCACCAGTGCGGCCTGCCGAAGCTGATGGCCCTGGAACTGTTCAAGCCGTTCATCTTCAACAAGCTCGAACTGATGGGCCTGGCAACGACGATCAAGGCCGCCAAGAAGCTGGTCGAGATCCAGGAACCGGTGGTCTGGGACATCCTGGAAGACGTGATCCGCGAACACCCGATCATGCTCAACCGTGCACCTACGCTGCACCGCCTCGGTATCCAGGCGTTCGAGCCAGTCCTGATTGAAGGCAAGGCGATTCAGCTGCACCCACTCGTCTGCGCGGCGTTCAACGCCGACTTCGACGGTGACCAGATGGCTGTCCACGTCCCGCTGTCGATCGAAGCGCAGATGGAAGCGCGCACGCTGATGCTGGCGTCGAACAACATCCTGTTCCCGTCGAACGGCGAGCCGTCGATCGTTCCTTCCCAGGATATCGTGCTCGGTCTGTACTACGCGACCCGCGAAGCGATCAACGCCAAGAACGAAGGTATGCTGTTTACCGACGTGTCGGAAGTGATCCGCGCCTACGACAACAAGGAAGTCGAACTGACGACCCGCATCACCGTGCGTATCGTCGAGAACCCGAAAGACCCGGCAACCGGCGAATTCGTGCGCACCGTCACGCGCTACGAAACCACCGTTGGCCGCGCGATCCTGTCCGAGATCCTGCCGAAGGGCCTGCCGTTCAGCGTGCTGAACCGCGCCCTGAAGAAGAAAGAGATCTCGAAGCTGATCAACACCTCGTTCCGCAAGTGCGGCCTGCGCGCGACCGTCGTGTTCGCCGACAAGCTGATGCAGTCGGGCTTCCGCCTGGCGACCCGCGCCGGTATCTCGATCGCGGTGGACGACATGCTGGTGCCGCCGCAAAAGGTCACCCTGATCGCGGCTGCGGAATCGGAAGTCAAGCAGATCGAGCAGCAGTACGCTTCGGGTCTGGTGACCTCGGGCGAGCGTTACAACAAGGTCGTCGACATCTGGGGCAAGACCTCGGACGAAGTCGGCAAGGCCATGATGGACCAGCTGAAAGTGGAAGACGTCGTCAAGCGCGACGGCACCAAGTCGACCCAGGAATCGTTCAACGCGATTTACATGATGGCCGACTCGGGCGCGCGCGGTTCGGCAGCCCAGATTCGCCAGCTGGCCGGTATGCGAGGCCTGATGGCCAAGCCGGACGGTTCGATTATCGAAACGCCGATTACCGCGAACTTCCGCGAAGGCCTGAACGTTCTTCAGTACTTCATCTCGACCCACGGCGCTCGTAAAGGTCTGGCCGACACCGCGCTGAAGACCGCGAACTCCGGTTACCTGACGCGCCGCCTGGTCGACGTGACCCAGGACCTGGTCGTGATCGAGGACGATTGCAACACCACCAACGGCACCGTCATGAAGGCGCTGGTTGAAGGCGGTGAAGTCATCGAAGCGCTGCGCGACCGTATTCTCGGCCGTGTCAACGTGCACGATGTCGTCAATCCTGAGACCCAGGAAACCCTGTACGAAGCCGGCACGCTGCTGGACGAGGACATGGTTGAAGAAATCGAGCGCCTGTCGATCGACGAAGTCAAGGTTCGCACCCCGCTCACTTGCGACACGCGCTTCGGCCTGTGCGCCAAGTGCTACGGCCGCGACCTGGGCCGCGGCCTGCTGGTCAACGCCGGCGAAGCAGTCGGTGTGGTCGCAGCGCAGTCGATCGGTGAGCCAGGTACCCAGCTGACCATGCGTACCTTCCACATCGGTGGTGCGGCATCGCGTGCTGCAGTGGCGTCGTCGGTGGAAGCGAAGTCGAACGGTACCATCCGTTTCACCGCGACCATGCGTTACGTCACCAACGGCAAGGGCGCCCAGATCGTCATTTCGCGTTCCGGCGAAGTGCTGATCACGGACGACCATGGCCGCGAGCGCGAGCGTCACAAGGTGCCGTACGGCGCCACCCTGATCGTCAAGGACGGCATGGTCATCAAGGCCGGCACCGCACTGGCGACCTGGGATCCGCTGACCCGTCCGATCATTACCGAGTACGCCGGTACGGTCCGCTTCGAGAACGTGGAAGAGGGCGTCACCGTTGCTCGCCAGGTCGACGAAGTCACCGGCCTGTCGACCCTGGTGGCGATCGACGCCAAGCGTCGCGGTTCGCTGACCAAGACCCTGCGTCCACAGGTCAAGCTGCTGAACGAGAACAACGAAGAAGTCAAGATCGCCGGCACCGAACACAGTGTGGCGATCGGCTTCCAGGTTGGCGCGCTGATCATGGTCAAGGACGGCCAGCAAGTGTCCGTCGGCGAAGTGCTGGCGCGTATCCCGACCGAATCGCAGAAGACGCGCGACATTACCGGTGGTCTGCCACGGGTTGCCGAGCTGTTCGAAGCGCGTTCGCCGAAGGATGCCGGCATGCTGGCGGAAGTCACGGGTACGGTTGCGTTCGGTAAGGAAACCAAGGGCAAGCAGCGTCTGGAAATCACGGACATGGACGGCAACAAGCACGAGTTCCTGATCACCAAGGACAAGCAAGTGCTGGTTCACGACGGCCAGGTAGTGAACAAGGGCGAGATGATCGTGGACGGCCCGGCCGATCCGCAAGACATCCTGCGCCTGCTGGGTATCGAAGCGCTGGCGCGTTACATCGTCGACGAAGTGCAGGACGTGTACCGTCTGCAGGGCGTGAAGATCAACGACAAGCACATCGAAGTGATCGTGCGCCAGATGCTGCGCCGTGTTCAGATCGTCGAAGCTGGCGATGCGAACTACATCGTTGGCGAGCAGGTCGAGCGTTCGGAACTGCTGGACGAAAACGACCGCGTGATCGCCCTGGGCAAGATCCCTGCGACGTACGAAAACGTCCTGCTGGGTATTACCAAGGCATCGCTGTCGACCGACTCGTTCATTTCGGCGGCGTCGTTCCAGGAAACCACCCGCGTTCTGACCGAAGCGGCGATCATGGGCAAGCGCGACGGTCTGCGCGGCCTGAAGGAAAACGTCATCGTCGGCCGCCTGATTCCTGGCGGTACCGGCCTGGCCTTCCATCGCGCCAAGAAGGAAAAAGAGCAGTGGGAAGTGGAAGAGCGTGCAGCCTTGCTGCAGCAGGAGAAGGCCAACATGGCTTCCGAGCTGCAAGCGATGGAAGACAGCACCGCGGCAGCAGCCGCATCCCATCTGGGCGACGACGCGTAATTAGCTAGTCACTCAAACGAAAACGGCACCCTCGGGTGCCGTTTTTTTATTGGGCGTCCGCAAAGTTGAGCGTTTGTTTCCGCAATACGATTTGAAAATTCAAGATGAGGTGAGGGCGACGGAACATTGCTATCGTCATCACAGCGCGGGTGAGACGGCAGGCGGCGACCAGGCCAGAGTGAAGGATTAACGTGAACCGACGTTCGATCATTGCCGTGCTGCTTCAAGTAGCAATTGTTTCGGGTTGTCGGCAGCAGGGCGCGCCGACCGCCCCGTCCCCAACCAAAACAAAGGAACGCACCGTGATCTTCGAAAGTTCAGACGACCGCCTTCCCCCGCCAGAGGTTCCGCCGGTAGAGCGGGACGGGGTGCGTTATGCGCAAGCCGAGAACGGGAATGATGCGGGGCTCGATCAGGTGGGAGGGGTTCTGGTGGCCAATGACGTGGCCAGCGGCAAACGACTATGGTCACTGGCCGTCTACGGTAACCCGGTCGATCTCAAGCTCGAGGCTGATGTGCAATCGGCGTTCTTCACCTCGATGGCCTTTGACCCGGACGGACGCTTGCGTATTACCAACGAAGAAGGCAAGACATTCTTGGTCGACACGAAGGCGCGCAAGGCAATACCCGTCCCCTGAAAGCAGACCCTGGACCGGCGCTAGCCGGACGCGGCATCGCCGGCGGTGTCGTTCCATGACACCGCCATCGGGCTGATACAAGCGCCGCTGATGGGCAAGGGCGACGGTCTGCGCTGCCTGAAGGAAAACGTCGAGTGCGCTTTGATCACACTGCGCGATCAACAAACAATTCCGCCGATGCTTTTTCCGCTGCGCAGGTCGAAGCCGAAATTGCAGGAGTACTCCCCTTTTGCGGAGCGCTGGCAACTGAGGTTTTCATGATCCCGCTGACGGCTGCGAATGCCGGTTTGATCTGTGCAGACGTCCTTCACATCCGGGCCGATGGCGTCGAACATTTCCCGCGCAGCCGAGCCTTGAATCGAGAACGTTATTTTCTTGTCGGCCGCGCTAGGAGGAAGCGGATCGCCCAGCTCGCCGCCGTAGATTCGATAGGAGCCGACCATTTGCTTGTGCGGGGTCTGATCCGATGCGCGGGCGATCGCAAAGCAGGAGAACGCAGCGATCGCATAGATGAGAACGAATTTCATCAATTTCATCCTTTTGAGATTAGAACCACGTGAAAGTGGTTGCCATGATTTTTTGCAGCGTGTACACCTCGAATCGCCGGGTCGTTGAAAAGGATTTGCTTCACCCGTCCGGTGGCGAAAAACATGCCAATCAGTTTTGAGGTTGCAACTCGATCATACTGCGCATCGCTGACCGTGCAAGGGAGTTGCTTGCCATCTCGCCGCAGAGGTCTGATGTCGACTTCCAATCCGCTGCGGTGCGTCTTGTGATCGGGATGCCGTACGCCGTTGGCGAGGCTAATGTCACCGATACCGAACTTTCGCGACTCGACCGCAGCCCATTGGGCCGCAATGTTAAAGATGGTAGTGAGCATCGCCGGATGCGCGTATTGACTAATTCCCCCGCCGGGCGCGCCGTAGGCATAGTACCCTCCGCCTTCGTAACTTTGAGGCAGAACGAAAAAGCTGCGTGCATCCTTCACATTCAGGTTACTCATGAATTTCTCCGTGGGATTGCGAAACCAGATTTTCGCGGCAGCTGCTCAGTTGTGTGTTGCTGAAAATCATTCTCGACCGGAATTAAGACGAACCCTCTCCGAGCCGGCCAGCATCGCTGAATCGAAAATCGCCCAATGGCAATAGTCGATATACTCGGCCGTATTCCATTGGCAAAAAGTCACGATTCAATGAAGCTCCGTACCTCCGCCCTGATTTCCACCTTGTTGATTGCTGCCGCGCCTGCCCATGCCGGCGAAACCGAACAGCACCTGCTCCG
This window of the Massilia sp. R2A-15 genome carries:
- the rpoC gene encoding DNA-directed RNA polymerase subunit beta', coding for MKALLDLFKQVQTNETFDAIKIGLASPEKIRSWSYGEVKKPETINYRTFKPERDGLFCAKIFGPIKDYECLCGKYKRLKHRGVICEKCGVEVTLAKVRRERMGHIELASPTAHIWFLKSLPSRLGMVLDMTLRDIERVLYFEAYVVTDPGMTPLKKCQIMSEDDYAAKYEEYGDDFTAFMGAEGIRELLRSIDIHRDAEALRVELKESKSEAKIKKYAKRLKVLEAFQRSGIKPDWMIMEVLPVLPPELRPLVPLDGGRFATSDLNDLYRRVINRNNRLKRLMELRAPEIITRNEKRMLQEAVDSLLDNGRRGKAMTGANKRPLKSLAEMIKGKGGRFRQNLLGKRVDYSGRSVIVVGPQLKLHQCGLPKLMALELFKPFIFNKLELMGLATTIKAAKKLVEIQEPVVWDILEDVIREHPIMLNRAPTLHRLGIQAFEPVLIEGKAIQLHPLVCAAFNADFDGDQMAVHVPLSIEAQMEARTLMLASNNILFPSNGEPSIVPSQDIVLGLYYATREAINAKNEGMLFTDVSEVIRAYDNKEVELTTRITVRIVENPKDPATGEFVRTVTRYETTVGRAILSEILPKGLPFSVLNRALKKKEISKLINTSFRKCGLRATVVFADKLMQSGFRLATRAGISIAVDDMLVPPQKVTLIAAAESEVKQIEQQYASGLVTSGERYNKVVDIWGKTSDEVGKAMMDQLKVEDVVKRDGTKSTQESFNAIYMMADSGARGSAAQIRQLAGMRGLMAKPDGSIIETPITANFREGLNVLQYFISTHGARKGLADTALKTANSGYLTRRLVDVTQDLVVIEDDCNTTNGTVMKALVEGGEVIEALRDRILGRVNVHDVVNPETQETLYEAGTLLDEDMVEEIERLSIDEVKVRTPLTCDTRFGLCAKCYGRDLGRGLLVNAGEAVGVVAAQSIGEPGTQLTMRTFHIGGAASRAAVASSVEAKSNGTIRFTATMRYVTNGKGAQIVISRSGEVLITDDHGRERERHKVPYGATLIVKDGMVIKAGTALATWDPLTRPIITEYAGTVRFENVEEGVTVARQVDEVTGLSTLVAIDAKRRGSLTKTLRPQVKLLNENNEEVKIAGTEHSVAIGFQVGALIMVKDGQQVSVGEVLARIPTESQKTRDITGGLPRVAELFEARSPKDAGMLAEVTGTVAFGKETKGKQRLEITDMDGNKHEFLITKDKQVLVHDGQVVNKGEMIVDGPADPQDILRLLGIEALARYIVDEVQDVYRLQGVKINDKHIEVIVRQMLRRVQIVEAGDANYIVGEQVERSELLDENDRVIALGKIPATYENVLLGITKASLSTDSFISAASFQETTRVLTEAAIMGKRDGLRGLKENVIVGRLIPGGTGLAFHRAKKEKEQWEVEERAALLQQEKANMASELQAMEDSTAAAAASHLGDDA
- a CDS encoding penicillin-insensitive murein endopeptidase: MSNLNVKDARSFFVLPQSYEGGGYYAYGAPGGGISQYAHPAMLTTIFNIAAQWAAVESRKFGIGDISLANGVRHPDHKTHRSGLEVDIRPLRRDGKQLPCTVSDAQYDRVATSKLIGMFFATGRVKQILFNDPAIRGVHAAKNHGNHFHVVLISKG